Below is a window of Actinomycetes bacterium DNA.
ATCGGCAACGCGGTCGGCATGGCGATGGCCGCCCGCCGGGAGCGCGGTCTCCTCGACCCGGACGCGGCGCCCGGCGAGAGCCCCTTCGACCACCGGGTGTGGTGCATCGCCTCGGACGGCGACATCGAGGAGGGCATCAGCAGCGAGGCCTCCTCACTCGCCGGCACCCAGCGGCTCGGCAACCTGACGCTGGTCTACGACCAGAACCACATCTCCATCGAGGACGACACCTCGATCGCGCTCTCCGAGGACACTGTGGCCCGCTACGCGGCCTACGGCTGGCACGTGCAGCGCGTCGACTGGCGCTCCGAGGACGGCAGCTACGAGGAGAGCGTCGCCGCCCTCGCCCGCGCCTTCGACGCCGCCGAGGCCGAGACCGAGCGGCCGTCCTTCATCGTGCTGCGCACGGTCATCGCCTGGCCGGCGCCGAACGCCCAGAACACCGGCAAGTCGCACGGCAGCGCACTCGGTGCCGACGAGGTGGCCGCGACCAAGAAGCTCCTCGGGTTCGACCCGTCGAAGACCTTCGACGTCGACCCCGACGTGCTGGCGCACGCCCGCGAGGTCATCGGCCGCGGCCGCGCGGCGCACACCGAGTGGCAGCAGTCCTTCGACTCCTGGGCCGCCGACAACGCCGAGGGCAGGGCGCTCTTCGACCGGTTGGTGTCCCGGCGCCTGCCGGACGGCTGGACCGACGCCCTGCCGGAGTTCCCGGCCGATGCCAAGGGCATGGCGACCCGCAAGGCGTCCGGTGCGGTGCTGTCCGCGATCGCACCGGTCCTGCCCGAGCTGTGGGGCGGCTCGGCCGACCTCGCCGAGTCCAACAACACGACCCCAGAGGGCGAGCCGTCGTTCCTCCCCGAGGACCGGCAGTCCAA
It encodes the following:
- a CDS encoding transketolase, producing the protein IGNAVGMAMAARRERGLLDPDAAPGESPFDHRVWCIASDGDIEEGISSEASSLAGTQRLGNLTLVYDQNHISIEDDTSIALSEDTVARYAAYGWHVQRVDWRSEDGSYEESVAALARAFDAAEAETERPSFIVLRTVIAWPAPNAQNTGKSHGSALGADEVAATKKLLGFDPSKTFDVDPDVLAHAREVIGRGRAAHTEWQQSFDSWAADNAEGRALFDRLVSRRLPDGWTDALPEFPADAKGMATRKASGAVLSAIAPVLPELWGGSADLAESNNTTPEGEPSFLPEDRQSKAFPGGPYGRVLHFGIREHAMGSVMNGIALHGGTRVYGGTFLVFSDYMRPAVRLAALMQLPVTYVWTHDSIGLGEDGPTHQPIEHLAALRAIPGLDVVRPADANETVVAWRTILEHTDRPAGLALSRQDLPTFDRSVMGSAEGTARGGYVLADAAGGQPEVVIVATGSEVQLAVAAREALEEEGHPTRVVSMPCVEWFHAQDRAYQQQVLPPGVKARVSVEAAVAQGWREIVGDSGEMVSIEHFGSSATHTVLFEQFGFTRDRVVAAAHATLEKVGSITGSTTGN